In the Macrobrachium rosenbergii isolate ZJJX-2024 chromosome 23, ASM4041242v1, whole genome shotgun sequence genome, one interval contains:
- the LOC136851306 gene encoding histone H3.3A: MARTKQTARKSTGGKAPRKQLATKAARKSAPSTGGVKKPHRYRPGTVALREIRRYQKSTELLIRKLPFQRLVREIAQDFKTDLRFQSAAIGALQEASEAYLVGLFEDTNLCAIHAKRVTIMPKDIQLARRIRGERA, from the exons ATGGCTCGTACAAAGCAGACCGCAAGAAAGTCTACAGGAGGTAAAGCTCCCAGGAAGCAGCTAGCTACCAAAGCAGCTCGTAAGTCAGCACCATCCACTGGTGGTGTCAAGAAGCCCCATCGTTACCGCCCTGGTACTGTTGCCCTTCGAGAAATTCGTCGTTACCAGAAGTCCACAGAGTTGTTGATCCGCAAGTTGCCATTCCAACGTCTGGTAAGAGAAATTGCACAGGATTTCAAGACTGACTTGCGTTTCCAAAGTGCTGCTATCGGTGCCCTCCAG GAAGCTTCGGAGGCCTACCTTGTGGGCTTGTTTGAAGACACTAACTTGTGTGCCATCCACGCCAAGCGTGTAACCATCATGCCCAAAGATATTCAGTTGGCCCGTCGAATCCGTGGTGAACGTGCTTAA